In Candidatus Roseilinea sp., one DNA window encodes the following:
- the citB gene encoding aconitate hydratase, with protein MQASKNPFGTLAEFDAGDGKVQYYSLAALEKQGIGSINRLPFSIKIMLEQALRQCDGFAITEADVVRLAQWNPTDVKPDELPFKPARVILQDYSGIPCLVDLAAMRSAVARMGGDPKKINPIVPVDMVIDHSVQVDYFGRPDALQLNIAKEFERNIERYQFSRWGQNAFKNFSVVPPGSGIVHQVNLEYLARVVWLKDGVAFPDTLVGTDSHTTMINGLGVVGWGVGGIEAEAVMLGQPLYIVMPEVIGFKLYGALREGVTATDLTLTVVQMLRKKGVVEKFVEFYGAGLSNITLADRATIANMAPEYGATMGYFPIDAESINYLRRTGRGEALCQLVERYAKEQGLFRTDDTPDPVFTDTLELDLGSVEPSLAGPKRPQDRVPLAKMKESFRTALTAPIKDRGFGLKEDDLTRSAKVRYNGHEDTLRHGAVVIAAITSCTNTSNPSVMLGAGLLAKKAVEKGLRVPKYVKTSLAPGSKVVTDYLADAGVLDDLEALGFNVVGYGCTTCIGNSGPLPQVVADAVQSQNLVAAAVLSGNRNFEGRINPYVKANYLASPPLVVAYAIAGTTDIDLTSEPLGIGKDGQPVYLRDIWPSQQEIQAAIQQSVRPEMFKKQYAVVTQGSEQWQAITGVEGDLYPWDENSTYIQEPPYFENFTLTPPPIQPIVNARVLGLFGDSITTDHISPAGDIALNSPAGRYLTERGVKKEDFNQYGTRRGNDRIMTRGTFANIRLKNLLVPGVEGGVTKHFPDGEVMDIYDAAMKYKKEGVPLIVIAGKEYGTGSSRDWAAKGSLLLGIRAVIAESFERIHRNNLVGMGVLPLQFVEGQNAESLGITGRETFTIAIGDDALREPRQTLPVHVMREDGTSFTFSVIARLDTPVEMHYYKNGGILPAVLREMLR; from the coding sequence ATGCAAGCGAGCAAGAACCCATTCGGCACACTTGCCGAATTCGACGCCGGTGACGGCAAAGTTCAATACTACAGCCTGGCAGCGTTGGAGAAGCAAGGCATCGGCAGCATCAACCGGCTCCCTTTCTCGATCAAGATCATGTTGGAGCAGGCGCTTCGGCAGTGCGACGGCTTCGCGATCACCGAAGCCGACGTCGTCCGCTTGGCGCAGTGGAACCCAACCGACGTGAAGCCCGATGAGCTACCGTTCAAACCGGCGCGCGTCATCCTGCAGGACTACAGCGGCATCCCGTGCTTGGTGGACTTGGCGGCCATGCGCAGCGCCGTGGCGCGCATGGGTGGCGACCCAAAGAAGATCAACCCGATCGTGCCGGTGGACATGGTGATTGACCACTCGGTGCAGGTGGATTACTTCGGCCGGCCGGATGCGTTGCAGCTCAACATCGCCAAAGAGTTCGAGCGCAACATCGAGCGCTATCAGTTCTCGCGCTGGGGGCAGAACGCCTTCAAGAACTTCAGCGTCGTGCCGCCCGGCAGCGGCATCGTGCATCAGGTCAACCTCGAATATCTGGCGCGCGTGGTGTGGCTGAAGGATGGCGTGGCCTTCCCCGACACCCTGGTCGGCACCGATAGCCATACCACGATGATCAACGGCTTAGGCGTGGTTGGCTGGGGCGTGGGCGGCATCGAGGCCGAGGCGGTCATGCTGGGCCAGCCGCTCTACATCGTCATGCCGGAGGTCATCGGCTTCAAGCTCTACGGCGCGCTGCGCGAGGGCGTGACGGCCACCGACCTCACGCTCACCGTGGTGCAGATGCTGCGCAAGAAGGGCGTAGTGGAGAAGTTCGTGGAGTTCTACGGCGCCGGCCTGAGCAACATCACGCTGGCCGACCGGGCTACCATCGCCAATATGGCCCCCGAATACGGCGCGACCATGGGCTATTTCCCGATTGACGCCGAGAGCATCAACTACCTGCGCCGCACCGGACGGGGCGAGGCGCTCTGTCAACTCGTCGAGCGCTACGCCAAGGAACAGGGGCTGTTCCGCACCGACGACACGCCCGATCCGGTCTTCACCGATACGCTCGAGCTCGACCTCGGCTCAGTGGAGCCGAGCCTGGCCGGCCCGAAACGTCCACAGGACCGCGTGCCGCTGGCCAAGATGAAGGAATCGTTTCGTACTGCGCTCACCGCGCCGATCAAAGATCGCGGTTTCGGCCTGAAAGAAGACGATCTGACGCGGTCGGCGAAGGTGCGCTACAACGGCCATGAGGATACGCTTCGCCACGGCGCCGTCGTTATCGCCGCCATCACCTCGTGCACCAACACCAGCAACCCCAGCGTGATGCTGGGCGCGGGGCTGCTGGCCAAGAAGGCGGTGGAGAAAGGGCTGCGCGTGCCGAAGTACGTCAAAACCTCGCTGGCGCCTGGGTCGAAGGTGGTGACCGACTACTTAGCCGACGCCGGCGTGCTGGACGACCTGGAGGCGCTCGGCTTCAACGTGGTCGGCTATGGCTGCACGACGTGCATCGGCAACAGTGGCCCTCTGCCCCAGGTCGTCGCCGACGCCGTGCAGAGCCAGAACCTGGTCGCGGCCGCCGTGCTGAGCGGCAACCGCAACTTCGAGGGACGCATCAACCCCTACGTGAAGGCCAACTACTTGGCATCGCCGCCGTTGGTGGTGGCCTACGCTATCGCCGGCACGACCGACATTGACCTGACCAGCGAGCCGCTGGGGATCGGCAAGGATGGCCAGCCGGTCTATCTGCGGGATATCTGGCCGTCGCAGCAGGAGATTCAAGCCGCTATTCAGCAATCGGTGCGGCCGGAGATGTTCAAGAAGCAGTACGCCGTGGTGACGCAGGGCAGCGAACAATGGCAAGCCATCACCGGCGTGGAGGGCGACTTATACCCCTGGGACGAGAACAGCACCTACATCCAAGAGCCGCCCTACTTCGAGAACTTCACCCTGACGCCGCCGCCGATCCAGCCCATCGTCAACGCGCGCGTGCTCGGCTTGTTCGGCGATTCGATCACCACCGATCACATCTCGCCCGCCGGCGACATCGCGCTGAACTCGCCTGCCGGCCGCTACCTCACCGAGCGCGGCGTGAAGAAGGAGGACTTCAACCAGTACGGCACGCGCCGCGGCAACGACCGCATCATGACACGCGGCACCTTCGCCAACATCCGCTTGAAGAATTTACTGGTGCCCGGCGTCGAAGGCGGCGTGACGAAGCACTTCCCCGACGGCGAGGTGATGGACATCTACGATGCTGCGATGAAATACAAGAAAGAAGGTGTGCCGCTCATCGTGATCGCCGGCAAAGAATACGGCACCGGCTCCTCGCGCGACTGGGCCGCTAAAGGCAGCCTGCTGTTGGGCATCCGAGCGGTGATCGCCGAGAGCTTCGAGCGCATCCATCGCAACAACCTGGTCGGCATGGGCGTGCTGCCGCTGCAATTCGTCGAGGGGCAGAACGCCGAGTCGCTGGGCATCACCGGCCGCGAGACCTTCACCATCGCAATCGGCGACGACGCGCTGCGCGAGCCGCGCCAGACATTGCCGGTGCACGTGATGCGCGAGGATGGGACGAGCTTCACCTTCAGCGTGATCGCCCGGCTGGACACGCCCGTGGAGATGCACTACTACAAGAACGGCGGCATCTTGCCGGCGGTGCTGCGGGAGATGCTACGATAG
- a CDS encoding phosphodiesterase, which produces MLNDASIHAVGAARWRDPFIRPLYSSYGFSNLPATIYHALTGEGAPGLPDDVFGNLPRRYDAVVLFFVDGFGWRYFEQIADRYPLLQHFIRHGVVSKLTAQFPSTTAAHVTCIHTGLPPAQSGVYEWFQYQPEVDCMIAPLLFSFAGEKARDTLANAGLQPAHVFPTDTLYQRLSRAGVKSFLFHPREFADAAPTRALNESAKSLAYKTLPEMLINLRRAIEKRDGPAYFLMYYGAIDAIGHEYGPTSEHVRAELDQFCIAMERWFLDRLQSNGVLLMLTADHGMVEINRKTTIYLNQTLPRFRDYIATNGKGELLIPAGSPRDFFLHIKPERLDEAQAVIGEHLQGKAIVVKTAELIAEDFFGPSPSARFMARVGNLVVLPFKGESVYYYEREKFENRYYGHHGGLTREEMEIPLLMCAL; this is translated from the coding sequence ATGCTGAACGATGCCTCGATTCACGCCGTGGGCGCTGCGCGGTGGCGCGATCCCTTCATCCGACCGCTCTACAGCTCATACGGTTTCTCCAACCTGCCGGCGACGATCTACCACGCGCTGACCGGCGAAGGCGCGCCAGGCTTGCCGGACGATGTCTTCGGCAACCTACCGCGTCGCTACGACGCCGTCGTCCTGTTCTTCGTGGATGGGTTCGGCTGGCGCTACTTCGAGCAGATCGCCGATCGTTATCCGCTGTTGCAGCATTTCATCCGTCACGGCGTCGTCTCCAAGCTTACCGCGCAGTTCCCGTCCACGACCGCTGCCCATGTCACATGCATCCACACCGGCCTGCCGCCGGCGCAGAGCGGCGTGTACGAGTGGTTCCAGTATCAACCCGAAGTGGATTGCATGATTGCGCCGCTGCTGTTCTCGTTCGCCGGCGAGAAGGCGCGCGACACGCTGGCGAATGCCGGGCTTCAGCCGGCTCATGTCTTCCCCACCGATACCCTCTATCAACGCCTGAGCCGCGCCGGCGTGAAGTCGTTCCTCTTTCACCCGCGCGAGTTCGCCGATGCTGCGCCGACGCGCGCACTCAACGAGAGCGCCAAGTCGCTCGCCTACAAGACGTTACCCGAGATGCTAATCAACCTGCGCCGCGCCATCGAGAAGCGCGACGGGCCGGCCTACTTTCTGATGTATTACGGCGCGATAGACGCCATCGGCCATGAATACGGCCCGACCTCCGAACACGTCAGGGCTGAACTGGACCAGTTCTGCATTGCGATGGAAAGATGGTTTCTCGACCGGCTGCAAAGCAACGGCGTATTGCTTATGCTGACCGCCGACCACGGCATGGTCGAGATCAACCGAAAGACGACGATCTACCTGAATCAGACCCTGCCGCGCTTCCGCGATTACATCGCAACCAACGGCAAAGGCGAGTTGCTCATCCCGGCCGGTTCGCCGCGCGACTTCTTCCTGCACATCAAGCCGGAGCGCCTGGACGAGGCCCAGGCCGTCATCGGCGAGCATCTGCAAGGCAAGGCGATCGTCGTCAAGACTGCGGAGTTGATCGCCGAAGATTTCTTCGGCCCGTCGCCATCTGCGCGCTTCATGGCGCGCGTCGGCAACCTCGTCGTGTTACCTTTCAAGGGCGAGTCGGTCTACTACTACGAGCGTGAGAAGTTCGAGAACCGCTACTATGGCCATCACGGCGGCCTGACGCGCGAGGAGATGGAGATCCCGCTGTTGATGTGCGCGCTCTAG
- a CDS encoding CbbX protein yields MSEIDISTAWRESSIQQILDDLDRELVGLKPVKTRIREIAAMLLVARLREQAGLSTDKPTLHMCFTGKPGTGKTTVATRMAKILQGLGYVRKGHLVVATRDDLVGQYVGHTAPKTKEVLKKAMGGVLFIDEAYYLYRPENERDYGQEAIEMLLQVMENQRDDLVVILAGYKDRMDTFFQANPGFHSRIAHHIHFPDYTLEELIQIGELMMQQQHYTFDDASRQAFREYLERRIQQPHFSNARSVRNAIDRFKLRQANRLIQRGGSVPVEELARIDASDIYASSVFKAGG; encoded by the coding sequence ATGTCCGAGATTGATATTTCCACGGCCTGGCGCGAGTCATCCATTCAGCAGATTCTGGATGACCTGGATCGTGAGCTAGTCGGCCTGAAACCGGTGAAGACGCGCATCCGCGAGATCGCTGCGATGTTGCTCGTGGCGCGGCTGCGCGAACAAGCCGGCCTGTCCACCGATAAGCCGACGCTACACATGTGTTTCACCGGCAAGCCGGGCACCGGCAAGACCACCGTCGCCACGCGCATGGCGAAGATCCTGCAGGGTCTGGGTTACGTGCGCAAAGGCCACCTCGTCGTTGCCACGCGCGATGACCTGGTCGGCCAATACGTCGGCCACACCGCGCCGAAGACCAAGGAGGTACTGAAGAAGGCCATGGGCGGCGTGCTGTTCATTGACGAGGCATACTACCTGTACCGCCCTGAAAACGAGCGCGACTACGGTCAGGAGGCGATCGAGATGCTGCTGCAAGTGATGGAGAACCAGCGCGATGATCTCGTCGTCATCCTGGCCGGCTACAAAGACCGCATGGACACCTTCTTCCAGGCCAACCCCGGCTTCCACTCGCGCATCGCCCACCACATTCACTTCCCCGACTACACGCTGGAAGAGCTGATCCAGATCGGCGAGCTGATGATGCAGCAGCAGCACTACACTTTCGACGACGCATCGCGCCAAGCGTTCCGCGAGTATCTCGAACGGCGCATCCAGCAGCCGCACTTCAGCAACGCGCGCAGCGTGCGCAATGCGATTGATCGCTTCAAGCTGCGCCAGGCCAACCGCCTGATCCAACGAGGGGGGAGCGTGCCGGTCGAAGAGCTGGCGCGCATAGATGCCAGTGACATCTACGCCAGCAGCGTATTCAAAGCAGGTGGATAA
- a CDS encoding diacylglycerol kinase, translating into MLLYLMESTFVTESTTGLRDVKRALAVINPRSGDQSGPLVAGWLAEIAGERGIELIIRETEPETDARDLVQDASAFDRVIASGGDGTIMQVINGLACRNIPLAIIPAGTGNALAMALHLTPDLRRACEEALDVAALMPLDLGLLNDELYFALRLSVGYEARVTQDTTRDLKTRFGKLAYVWQAVRHATHLDAVRYRFEVDGRVLRRRAESVWVANAGSLGILDLSLDPGIAFDDSRLDLCVMRFTLRHDLQAILHRLFSHQRLPASVLSHVPVRQYVRIIAYPKQPIQVDGEVVETTTPCEVRVAPRAIQLCRAASASSSR; encoded by the coding sequence ATGCTGCTATATCTGATGGAGAGCACCTTTGTGACCGAATCTACGACCGGCCTTCGTGATGTCAAGCGCGCGTTGGCAGTGATCAATCCACGCTCGGGCGATCAATCCGGCCCGTTAGTAGCAGGCTGGCTCGCTGAGATCGCAGGTGAACGAGGCATCGAACTAATCATCCGAGAAACCGAACCGGAAACCGATGCTCGTGACCTTGTTCAAGATGCATCAGCTTTCGATCGTGTCATCGCGAGCGGCGGCGATGGGACGATCATGCAGGTGATCAATGGCCTGGCTTGCCGAAACATTCCGCTCGCGATCATTCCAGCCGGCACCGGCAACGCGCTGGCGATGGCGTTGCACCTGACCCCAGACCTTCGCCGGGCATGCGAAGAGGCCTTGGATGTCGCCGCGCTCATGCCGCTCGACCTTGGTTTGCTGAACGACGAGCTGTATTTCGCTCTGAGATTGAGTGTGGGATACGAGGCCAGGGTGACACAAGATACCACGCGCGACCTGAAGACGCGGTTTGGTAAGCTGGCCTATGTTTGGCAAGCGGTCAGACATGCCACACACCTGGATGCCGTACGCTACCGCTTCGAGGTGGATGGCCGCGTGCTTCGCCGGCGCGCCGAATCAGTCTGGGTAGCCAACGCTGGTTCACTTGGCATACTCGATCTTAGCCTTGATCCCGGAATCGCGTTCGACGACAGCCGACTCGATTTATGCGTGATGCGCTTCACCTTGCGGCACGACCTTCAGGCCATCCTGCACCGGCTCTTCAGCCATCAACGCCTACCTGCTAGCGTACTCAGCCACGTCCCGGTTAGGCAATACGTGCGCATCATCGCATATCCCAAACAGCCAATTCAGGTAGACGGAGAAGTAGTTGAAACGACCACTCCGTGTGAGGTGCGCGTTGCGCCCCGGGCAATTCAACTGTGCAGAGCAGCATCGGCGTCGTCAAGCAGATAA
- a CDS encoding ribulose bisphosphate carboxylase small subunit: MRITQGTFSYLPDFTDEEIREQIQYCLDNDWPISIEYTDDPHPRNTYWEMWGLPMFDIKDPAAIMMELDACRKAFPNHYIRINGYDRRLGRQTIALQFIVQRPKHEPGFHLERIESHDRTVRYVIRSYAADKPSGERYE, translated from the coding sequence ATGCGCATCACTCAAGGCACTTTCTCCTACCTGCCCGATTTCACCGACGAAGAAATTCGGGAGCAAATTCAGTATTGCCTGGACAACGATTGGCCGATCTCGATCGAATACACCGACGATCCGCACCCGCGCAACACCTACTGGGAGATGTGGGGGTTGCCGATGTTCGACATCAAAGATCCGGCCGCGATCATGATGGAGTTGGATGCCTGCCGCAAGGCCTTCCCGAACCACTACATCCGCATCAACGGCTATGACCGCCGGTTGGGTCGGCAAACCATTGCCCTGCAATTCATCGTGCAGCGGCCCAAGCACGAGCCGGGCTTCCATCTGGAGCGCATCGAGTCGCACGATCGCACGGTGCGCTATGTGATCCGCTCGTATGCCGCGGACAAGCCGTCCGGGGAGCGATATGAGTAA
- the murE gene encoding UDP-N-acetylmuramyl-tripeptide synthetase, with protein sequence MAKSLQQLCDSAGLPVPPGVEQIAITGITDDSRRVQPGYLFVAYKGVAADGHAYIPHAIERGASAIVYEQQAWRELHLPLSIFDSSRDPSSPKASPEAGSGQFSIPVPNGRRAFALLCAAWHDFPARDMTVIGVTGTDGKTTTTNLIFSLLKAAGYKASMISTVNAVIGSRTLDTGLHTTTPDADEVQAYLAQMREAGTTHCVLEVTSHGLAQHRVDGVDFDVAVITNITHEHLDLHGSREAYRAAKARLFEMAPVHVLNADDDYSFNYLVKLPARQRIFYSREIQPNGDYDGWWLYPPRVEHAAGRIEAYAFRRGDRPLALPLKTHLIGGYNVSNILAAAGAALAIGVPVEAIQAGVEALRGIPGRMERIDEGQPYLAVVDFAHTPNSLENVLITLRDITPGRLIVVFGCAGERDVQKRFMMGKVAAALADIAIFTAEDPRRESLDAIFAEMDRGASAAQPARAEIRHEPDRGEAIRWACALARPGDTVVACGKGHEQSLCFGTTEYAWDDREAMRRAIRGEQLALGEIAMSGVAHQK encoded by the coding sequence ATGGCCAAATCGCTCCAACAATTGTGCGACAGCGCCGGCTTGCCCGTCCCTCCCGGCGTGGAGCAAATCGCGATCACCGGCATCACCGACGATTCGCGGCGCGTGCAGCCCGGCTACCTCTTCGTCGCCTACAAAGGCGTCGCCGCCGACGGCCATGCCTACATCCCCCACGCCATCGAACGTGGCGCGTCCGCCATCGTATATGAACAACAGGCGTGGAGGGAACTGCATCTTCCTCTCTCAATTTTCGATTCTTCCCGCGATCCCAGCTCGCCGAAGGCTTCGCCAGAAGCGGGATCGGGACAATTTTCAATTCCCGTCCCGAACGGCCGGCGCGCCTTTGCCCTGCTCTGCGCGGCCTGGCACGACTTCCCCGCCCGCGATATGACCGTGATCGGCGTCACCGGCACCGACGGCAAGACGACCACCACCAACCTGATTTTTAGCCTCCTGAAGGCAGCAGGCTACAAGGCCAGCATGATCAGCACGGTCAACGCCGTGATCGGCAGCCGGACGCTGGACACCGGCCTGCACACCACCACACCCGACGCCGACGAGGTGCAGGCGTATCTGGCGCAGATGCGCGAGGCCGGCACGACGCACTGCGTGCTCGAGGTGACATCGCATGGACTGGCCCAGCACCGCGTGGACGGCGTGGACTTCGATGTGGCCGTCATCACGAACATCACGCATGAGCACCTTGACCTACACGGCTCGCGCGAGGCCTATCGCGCGGCCAAAGCGCGCCTGTTCGAAATGGCGCCGGTTCATGTGCTCAACGCCGACGATGATTATTCGTTCAACTACTTGGTCAAGCTGCCGGCTCGGCAGCGCATCTTCTACTCGCGCGAGATTCAGCCCAACGGCGACTACGACGGCTGGTGGCTATATCCCCCTCGCGTGGAGCACGCGGCCGGGCGCATCGAGGCCTACGCCTTCCGCCGAGGCGACCGGCCGCTGGCGTTGCCGCTCAAGACGCACCTGATCGGCGGCTACAACGTCTCCAACATCCTGGCCGCAGCCGGCGCAGCGCTGGCGATTGGTGTGCCGGTCGAGGCGATTCAGGCCGGCGTCGAGGCGTTGCGCGGCATCCCCGGGCGCATGGAGCGCATAGACGAGGGGCAACCCTACTTAGCCGTCGTGGACTTCGCGCACACCCCGAACTCACTGGAGAACGTGCTGATCACGCTGCGCGACATCACGCCCGGCCGGCTGATCGTCGTCTTCGGCTGCGCCGGCGAACGCGACGTCCAGAAGCGCTTCATGATGGGCAAGGTTGCGGCCGCGCTGGCCGACATCGCCATCTTCACCGCCGAGGATCCGCGCCGCGAGTCGCTCGACGCGATCTTCGCCGAGATGGATCGCGGCGCATCCGCGGCGCAGCCGGCGCGCGCCGAGATCAGGCATGAGCCGGACCGTGGCGAGGCCATCCGCTGGGCGTGCGCGCTGGCCCGACCGGGCGATACGGTCGTCGCCTGTGGCAAGGGGCACGAGCAGTCGTTGTGCTTCGGCACCACCGAGTATGCCTGGGACGACCGCGAGGCCATGCGCCGCGCCATCCGTGGCGAACAGCTGGCGCTGGGGGAGATCGCCATGAGTGGTGTAGCTCACCAAAAGTAG
- the prk gene encoding phosphoribulokinase has protein sequence MRQRPIILGIVGDSAAGKSTLTGGLVKLLGPERVTHVCVDDYHKYDRAERKQLGITPLHPDCNYLDIFELHLERLHYGQPILKPVYDHRTGTHARPEYVMPKEFVIVEGLLGFHTAVMRQFYDVMVFLDPPEDMRREWKIKRDTTKRGYTVEQVLAELERREPDAAAFIRPQRNYADIVVRFYPGPEGYRDGAHLNVRLILRPTIPHPDLSYLAADNCKACGVRLTLDRDNGRPVDVLEIDGNVSPAHAARLEEAIWQHIPDLRPLPADAFGEFQERTETRHSDPLALTQLLLVYHLLRKYSDVSALPMAKPVAALSRLNVGHAR, from the coding sequence GTGAGACAGCGACCCATCATCCTCGGCATCGTCGGCGACAGCGCTGCCGGCAAGAGCACGCTCACCGGCGGGCTGGTCAAGTTGCTCGGTCCGGAGCGCGTCACCCACGTGTGCGTGGATGATTACCACAAGTACGACCGCGCCGAACGCAAGCAACTCGGCATCACGCCGCTACATCCCGATTGCAACTACCTTGATATCTTCGAGCTGCACCTGGAACGCCTGCATTACGGTCAGCCCATCTTGAAGCCGGTCTATGACCATCGCACCGGCACACACGCGCGGCCCGAATATGTGATGCCGAAGGAGTTCGTCATCGTCGAGGGGCTGCTCGGCTTCCATACCGCGGTCATGCGTCAGTTCTATGATGTGATGGTGTTCCTCGACCCTCCAGAGGACATGCGCCGCGAGTGGAAGATCAAGCGCGATACGACCAAGCGCGGCTACACCGTCGAACAGGTGTTGGCCGAACTGGAGCGCCGCGAGCCGGACGCCGCAGCGTTCATTCGCCCGCAGCGCAACTACGCCGACATCGTGGTGCGTTTCTATCCCGGCCCAGAGGGCTACCGCGATGGCGCGCACTTGAACGTTCGCCTGATCCTGCGCCCCACCATTCCCCATCCCGACCTGTCCTACTTGGCGGCGGACAATTGCAAGGCCTGCGGCGTGCGATTGACCCTGGACCGCGACAACGGCCGACCGGTAGACGTGCTGGAGATTGACGGCAACGTCTCGCCGGCGCACGCCGCGCGGTTGGAGGAAGCGATCTGGCAGCACATCCCGGATCTCCGGCCGCTGCCGGCGGACGCGTTCGGCGAATTCCAGGAGCGCACCGAGACGCGCCACAGCGACCCGCTGGCGCTCACCCAGCTACTGCTCGTCTATCACCTGCTGCGCAAATACAGCGACGTGTCTGCGTTGCCGATGGCCAAGCCGGTGGCTGCGTTGAGCCGGCTGAACGTCGGGCACGCGCGCTGA
- the cbbL gene encoding ribulose-1,5-bisphosphate carboxylase/oxygenase large subunit, giving the protein MAGASSSDGKKSRWSAGVTPYAEMGYYNPDYEPKDTDILCAFRFVPQEGVEPTEAAAAVAGESSTATWTVVWTDRLTAYEHYQAKCYRVVPVPGTNQYIAYIAYDLDLFEEGSIANMTSSIIGNVFGFKALKSLRLEDIRIPPHYVKTFQGPPHGIVMEREYLNKYGRPLLGATTKPKLGLSARNYGRVVYEALRGGLDFVKDDENINSQPFMRWRDRYLYCMEAVNKAMAATGEIKGHYLNVTAGTMEEIYERAEFAKELGSVIIMIDLTVGYSAIQSIAKWARKNGVILHLHRAGHSTFTRQKTHGVSFRVLAKWMRLAGVDHLHAGTVVGKLEGDPNNTRGYYATLRENKVSANPMYGLYFDQDWASMPGVMPVASGGINAGQMHLLLHYLGEDVVLQFGGGTIGHPDGIAEGATANRVAVEAMIQARNAGRDFLNEGPDILAKAARWSPSLRKALEVWKDVSFNFESTDTPDVTVTPS; this is encoded by the coding sequence ATGGCCGGAGCATCATCGTCGGACGGCAAAAAGAGCCGCTGGTCTGCAGGCGTGACGCCCTACGCCGAGATGGGTTACTACAACCCAGACTACGAGCCGAAGGACACCGACATCCTGTGCGCCTTCCGCTTCGTGCCGCAGGAAGGCGTGGAACCCACCGAGGCGGCCGCAGCCGTCGCCGGCGAGTCCTCGACTGCCACTTGGACTGTGGTGTGGACCGACCGGCTGACGGCCTACGAGCACTACCAAGCCAAGTGCTACCGCGTCGTCCCGGTGCCGGGCACGAACCAGTACATTGCTTACATCGCCTATGACCTCGACCTGTTCGAGGAAGGTTCGATTGCCAACATGACCTCCTCGATCATCGGCAACGTGTTCGGCTTCAAGGCGCTTAAGTCGTTGCGGCTGGAGGACATCCGCATCCCGCCTCACTACGTCAAGACCTTCCAAGGGCCGCCGCACGGCATTGTGATGGAGCGCGAGTATTTGAACAAGTACGGCCGACCGCTGCTCGGCGCGACGACCAAGCCCAAGCTCGGCCTGAGCGCACGCAACTACGGCCGCGTGGTGTATGAGGCGCTGCGCGGTGGGCTGGACTTCGTCAAGGACGACGAGAACATCAACAGCCAACCGTTCATGCGCTGGCGCGACCGCTACCTGTATTGCATGGAAGCGGTGAACAAAGCCATGGCAGCCACGGGTGAGATCAAGGGGCACTACTTGAACGTGACCGCCGGCACAATGGAGGAGATCTACGAGCGCGCCGAATTCGCCAAGGAGCTGGGCAGCGTGATCATCATGATTGACCTGACGGTCGGCTACAGCGCTATCCAGAGCATTGCCAAGTGGGCACGCAAGAACGGCGTGATCTTGCACCTGCACCGCGCCGGCCACAGCACCTTCACCCGCCAGAAGACGCACGGCGTGAGTTTCCGCGTGTTGGCCAAGTGGATGCGCCTGGCGGGGGTAGACCACCTGCACGCCGGCACGGTGGTCGGCAAGCTGGAAGGCGACCCGAACAACACACGCGGCTATTACGCCACGCTGCGCGAGAACAAGGTGTCGGCCAATCCGATGTATGGCCTGTATTTCGACCAGGATTGGGCCAGTATGCCGGGCGTGATGCCGGTGGCTAGCGGCGGCATCAACGCGGGGCAGATGCATCTGCTGCTCCACTACCTGGGCGAGGATGTGGTGCTCCAGTTCGGCGGCGGCACCATTGGCCACCCGGACGGCATCGCCGAAGGCGCCACCGCTAACCGCGTTGCGGTCGAGGCAATGATCCAGGCACGCAACGCCGGCCGCGACTTCCTGAACGAAGGGCCGGACATCCTGGCTAAGGCTGCGCGCTGGTCGCCCAGCCTGCGCAAAGCGCTGGAAGTGTGGAAGGACGTGTCGTTCAACTTCGAGAGCACCGACACGCCGGATGTGACGGTCACACCTTCTTGA